In Asanoa sp. WMMD1127, one genomic interval encodes:
- a CDS encoding TIGR03086 family metal-binding protein, producing the protein MKLIAAYRRALGRFGDQVARIEPDQWSLPTPCTEWTVRELVNHLVYEDRWSVPLLNGASLGSVGNRFEGDLLGADPVSAARDAAAESVAAVTAPGALNRTVELSFGMTPAEEYVRQLLADHLVHGWDLAAATGADRNLDTDLVHEVADWFPANEGGYRASGAIGPAVPVPSDALPQDQLIAAFGRDPRWASPA; encoded by the coding sequence ATGAAACTCATCGCCGCGTACCGCCGCGCTCTGGGCCGGTTCGGCGACCAGGTGGCGCGGATCGAGCCCGACCAGTGGTCGCTGCCGACGCCGTGCACCGAGTGGACGGTGCGGGAGCTCGTCAACCACCTCGTCTACGAGGACCGCTGGTCCGTGCCGCTGCTCAACGGGGCGAGCCTGGGCTCGGTGGGCAATCGGTTCGAGGGCGACCTGCTCGGCGCGGACCCGGTGTCGGCGGCCCGGGACGCGGCGGCCGAGTCGGTCGCGGCGGTCACCGCACCGGGCGCCCTCAACCGGACGGTCGAGCTGTCGTTCGGGATGACGCCGGCCGAGGAGTACGTGCGCCAGCTGCTCGCGGACCACCTCGTGCACGGCTGGGACCTGGCCGCGGCGACCGGCGCGGACCGCAACCTCGACACCGACCTCGTGCACGAGGTGGCCGACTGGTTCCCGGCCAACGAGGGCGGCTACCGGGCCAGCGGGGCGATCGGGCCGGCCGTCCCGGTGCCCTCCGACGCGCTGCCGCAGGACCAGTTGATCGCGGCGTTCGGACGCGACCCGAGGTGGGCCTCGCCAGCCTGA
- a CDS encoding MFS transporter → MPAALRRYRDLLRTPGVGRVAVPSVIGRLPTGMLTLLFVLVVAAGTGSYGAAGLATAANSALTAVVGPVLGRLADRGRAVGVLVWCGLAQAALLVGLVLALRAGGSAWLAVVLAGLAGAVNPPIDPVTRAVLPRIAPKHVHMAYALDAIAVELTYVVGPAVVGLITALADAYVATLVAAVVTAAGAIGLATAAPVRRGWPAPPAPGRRRVSPVRSAGMLVVLAVAGLASVAYGLMEVAIPAHAAVEGHADEAGLLIAVWSAGSIAGGLWYAGRTFRTPPWRQYGILMLGNVAGFGVILLQQNLWTLAVLLLFAGLFVAPTTTLEFTLVAQLTPDESRAEAFTWANTAVYLGFAAGSALAGTALEPVLGTPHGLTVAGACAVGVVAAGAAVAWAARGTLRPAGATTG, encoded by the coding sequence GTGCCAGCAGCGCTCCGTCGCTACCGCGACCTGCTCCGGACGCCCGGCGTCGGGCGGGTCGCGGTGCCGTCGGTGATCGGCCGCCTGCCCACCGGCATGCTCACCCTGCTGTTCGTGCTGGTGGTCGCGGCCGGCACGGGCTCATACGGCGCCGCCGGGTTGGCCACCGCGGCCAACTCGGCGCTGACCGCGGTCGTCGGTCCGGTGCTGGGCCGGCTGGCCGACCGCGGCCGGGCGGTGGGCGTGCTGGTCTGGTGCGGCCTCGCCCAGGCGGCCCTGTTGGTCGGCCTCGTGCTCGCCCTGCGGGCCGGCGGATCCGCGTGGCTGGCCGTGGTGCTGGCCGGGCTGGCCGGCGCGGTGAACCCGCCGATCGACCCCGTCACGCGCGCCGTGCTGCCGCGGATCGCCCCGAAGCACGTGCACATGGCGTACGCCCTGGACGCCATCGCGGTCGAGCTGACCTATGTGGTCGGTCCCGCCGTGGTCGGCCTGATCACCGCGCTGGCCGACGCGTACGTGGCGACGCTCGTGGCCGCCGTGGTCACCGCCGCCGGCGCGATCGGCCTGGCCACCGCGGCCCCGGTGCGGCGGGGTTGGCCCGCTCCCCCGGCGCCGGGCCGCCGGCGGGTCAGCCCGGTGCGGTCGGCGGGGATGCTGGTCGTGCTGGCGGTGGCCGGGCTCGCCTCCGTCGCGTACGGGCTGATGGAGGTCGCGATCCCCGCCCACGCCGCCGTCGAGGGCCACGCCGACGAGGCCGGCCTGCTGATCGCGGTGTGGAGCGCGGGCTCGATCGCCGGCGGCCTCTGGTACGCCGGCCGCACGTTCCGCACCCCGCCCTGGCGCCAGTACGGGATCCTGATGCTCGGCAACGTCGCCGGCTTCGGCGTGATCCTGCTCCAGCAGAACCTGTGGACGCTGGCCGTGCTGCTGCTCTTCGCCGGGCTGTTCGTCGCGCCGACCACGACGCTCGAGTTCACGCTGGTCGCCCAGCTGACGCCGGACGAGTCCCGGGCCGAGGCGTTCACCTGGGCCAACACCGCCGTCTACCTGGGCTTCGCGGCCGGCTCGGCGCTGGCCGGCACCGCCCTCGAGCCGGTGCTGGGCACGCCGCACGGCCTGACCGTCGCCGGCGCCTGCGCGGTCGGCGTGGTCGCGGCCGGCGCGGCGGTCGCCTGGGCCGCCCGTGGCACGCTCCGCCCGGCCGGCGCCACGACCGGCTGA
- a CDS encoding helix-turn-helix transcriptional regulator — protein MSAPDDLSTDRTAERAWICARRIRERRRQLDLTQSDLAGLLAQRGLALTNRTVSAMENGRRLDLGKLPDLAAVLTCSVTYLLGLTRDPARWEPD, from the coding sequence GTGAGCGCGCCGGACGACCTGTCGACTGACCGCACCGCCGAACGCGCGTGGATCTGCGCCCGGCGGATCCGCGAGCGGCGGCGCCAACTCGATCTCACCCAGTCCGACCTGGCCGGTCTGCTGGCCCAGCGCGGCCTGGCGCTCACCAACCGCACGGTGAGCGCGATGGAGAACGGCCGGCGACTCGACCTGGGCAAACTGCCCGACCTCGCGGCGGTCCTGACCTGCTCGGTCACCTACCTGCTGGGCTTGACCCGCGACCCGGCGCGCTGGGAACCCGACTAG
- a CDS encoding zinc-binding dehydrogenase, producing MIRTRAAVLEESGRARPYAESRPLTVGDLDLRPPGPGEVLVRVAAAGLCHSDLSVVDGSRPRPVPMVLGHEAAGVVTEVGPGVRGLRPDDHVVFAFVPACGGCPPCQSGRPALCEPGAAANTAGTLLSGRRPFARAGRDLHHHLGVSAFSTHTVAAAESVVRVDRSLALDTAALFGCALLTGVGAVVNTAQARPGTAAVVFGLGGVGLAAVMGARAAGCHPIVAVDPVTTKHAVARAAGATHALAGGPDLVAEVGDLTLGGGDVVIEAVGSAAVLATAYAATRRGGTTVTVGLPDPRQTLSIPAVSLTAEERTLRGSYLGGAVPRRDIPRYVALYQAGLLPADLLLGGRLRLDDINAGFDLLATGATTRQVVVF from the coding sequence GTGATCAGGACCAGGGCCGCCGTGCTCGAGGAGAGCGGCCGCGCCAGGCCGTACGCCGAGAGCCGCCCGCTCACCGTCGGCGATCTCGACCTGCGCCCGCCCGGGCCCGGCGAGGTGCTCGTGCGGGTCGCGGCGGCCGGTCTCTGCCACTCCGACCTGTCGGTCGTCGACGGCTCGCGCCCACGGCCGGTGCCGATGGTGCTCGGCCACGAGGCGGCCGGCGTGGTGACCGAGGTGGGCCCGGGCGTACGCGGCCTGCGACCCGACGACCATGTCGTGTTCGCGTTCGTGCCGGCGTGCGGCGGCTGTCCGCCGTGCCAGTCCGGGCGGCCGGCGCTCTGCGAGCCGGGCGCCGCCGCCAACACGGCCGGCACGCTGCTCTCCGGCCGGCGGCCGTTCGCGCGGGCCGGCCGCGACCTGCACCACCACCTCGGCGTGTCCGCGTTCAGCACGCACACGGTCGCGGCGGCGGAGTCGGTCGTGCGGGTCGACCGTTCGCTCGCGCTGGACACGGCCGCGCTGTTCGGCTGCGCGCTGCTCACGGGCGTCGGTGCGGTCGTCAACACCGCTCAGGCCCGCCCCGGGACGGCGGCGGTGGTGTTCGGCCTCGGCGGCGTCGGCCTGGCTGCGGTGATGGGCGCCCGGGCGGCGGGTTGCCACCCGATCGTCGCCGTGGATCCGGTGACGACCAAGCACGCGGTCGCCCGGGCGGCCGGCGCGACGCACGCCCTCGCCGGCGGGCCGGACCTCGTCGCCGAGGTCGGCGATCTGACCCTGGGTGGCGGCGACGTCGTGATCGAGGCCGTCGGCAGCGCGGCGGTGCTCGCGACCGCCTACGCCGCCACCCGCCGAGGCGGGACCACGGTCACCGTGGGTTTGCCCGACCCGCGGCAGACGCTGTCGATCCCGGCGGTCTCGTTGACGGCCGAGGAGCGCACGCTGCGCGGCTCCTACCTCGGCGGCGCGGTGCCCCGCCGCGACATCCCGCGCTACGTCGCCCTCTATCAGGCCGGCCTTCTCCCCGCCGACCTGCTGCTCGGCGGTCGACTACGGCTGGACGACATCAACGCGGGCTTCGACCTGCTCGCCACCGGCGCGACGACGCGCCAGGTGGTCGTGTTCTAG
- a CDS encoding metal-dependent hydrolase, which produces MMGKSHALSGAVGWLGGCAGLVAAGQAVSPLSIVAGAAVAGGFALLPDIDHPGSTVSRTLGPITRLISRGVSDAAAAFGKATCDHCERRPGQGGHRLITHTVPFALGVTVLAALAGRLWGVTTSIVIVGFAVWLATHTALRPNTRSEIVDALIPGRIRGRRARKYSAALGSLIAAVVVAVTVREVAEPGASWWWVGLAAGWGTLAHSLGDSLTHWGSPLFWPARVRGCTWRTVGTPRWMRFRAGGPVERWLVAPVMGLVGLAAAYVLLAPVARNYLGYLG; this is translated from the coding sequence ATGATGGGCAAGTCGCACGCGCTCTCCGGAGCGGTGGGTTGGTTGGGCGGTTGTGCCGGGCTCGTGGCGGCCGGGCAGGCGGTGTCGCCACTGTCGATCGTGGCCGGTGCGGCCGTGGCCGGCGGGTTCGCGCTGCTGCCCGACATCGACCACCCGGGCTCGACGGTGTCGCGCACCCTCGGCCCGATCACCCGGCTGATCTCGCGGGGCGTCTCCGACGCCGCGGCCGCGTTCGGCAAGGCGACCTGCGACCACTGCGAACGGCGGCCCGGCCAGGGTGGGCACCGGCTGATCACGCACACGGTGCCGTTCGCCCTGGGCGTCACCGTGCTGGCCGCGCTGGCGGGCCGGCTGTGGGGCGTGACCACCAGCATCGTGATCGTCGGCTTCGCCGTCTGGCTGGCCACCCACACCGCCCTGCGGCCCAACACCCGTTCTGAGATCGTCGACGCGCTGATCCCGGGGCGGATCCGCGGCCGCCGGGCCCGGAAATACTCGGCGGCCCTCGGCTCGCTGATCGCCGCCGTCGTCGTCGCGGTGACCGTGCGCGAGGTCGCCGAGCCCGGCGCGAGCTGGTGGTGGGTGGGCCTGGCGGCCGGCTGGGGCACGCTGGCGCACTCGCTCGGTGACTCGCTGACCCACTGGGGCAGCCCGCTGTTCTGGCCGGCCCGGGTCCGTGGGTGCACCTGGCGCACGGTCGGCACACCGCGCTGGATGCGCTTCCGGGCCGGCGGTCCGGTGGAACGCTGGCTGGTCGCGCCGGTGATGGGCCTGGTCGGGCTGGCGGCGGCGTACGTCCTGCTGGCGCCCGTCGCCCGGAACTATCTCGGCTATCTCGGGTAG
- a CDS encoding SMP-30/gluconolactonase/LRE family protein, protein MLTPYDVRREVDRVPARFEPLDDRFGRTDGDAFLERLFANGRWTEGPAYFPAGRYLVFSDIPNDRLLRWDEATGAVGALRQPAGYTNGHTVDRAGRLVSCEQGHRRVTRTEPDGTITVLADRYQGKRFNSPNDVVERADGSIWFTDPSYGITTDYEGNQADPELDGCHVYRIDPGGEVRLVAGDFERPNGLAFSADERTLYIADTRRKHIRRFAVGDGAELTGGEVFATCDNGSFDGLRVDAKGRVWAAAHDGLHCFSPDDGGLLGKLLVPEIVSNLTFGGPQRNHLFITATTSVYTLRVNFTGVRYPR, encoded by the coding sequence ATGCTTACGCCATACGACGTTCGACGCGAGGTGGACCGGGTGCCGGCTCGCTTCGAGCCGCTCGACGACCGGTTCGGCCGCACCGACGGCGACGCGTTCCTGGAGCGGCTCTTCGCCAACGGCCGCTGGACCGAGGGCCCGGCCTACTTCCCGGCGGGCCGCTACCTGGTGTTCAGCGACATCCCCAACGACCGCCTGCTGCGCTGGGACGAGGCGACGGGAGCGGTCGGCGCGCTGCGGCAGCCGGCCGGCTACACCAACGGGCACACCGTCGACCGGGCCGGCCGGCTGGTGAGCTGCGAGCAGGGCCACCGGCGGGTCACCCGCACCGAGCCCGACGGCACGATCACCGTCCTCGCCGATCGTTATCAGGGCAAGCGCTTCAACAGTCCCAACGACGTGGTCGAGCGGGCCGACGGGTCGATCTGGTTCACGGACCCCAGCTACGGGATCACCACCGACTACGAGGGCAACCAGGCCGACCCGGAGCTCGACGGTTGCCACGTCTACCGGATCGACCCGGGTGGCGAGGTGCGGCTGGTCGCCGGCGACTTCGAACGCCCCAACGGGCTGGCCTTCAGCGCCGACGAGCGGACCCTCTACATCGCCGACACGCGGCGCAAGCACATCCGGCGGTTCGCGGTCGGCGACGGCGCCGAGCTGACCGGCGGCGAGGTGTTCGCCACGTGCGACAACGGCTCCTTCGACGGGCTGCGGGTCGACGCCAAGGGCCGGGTCTGGGCCGCCGCGCACGACGGCCTGCACTGCTTCTCCCCCGACGACGGCGGCCTGCTCGGCAAGCTGCTGGTGCCCGAGATCGTCAGCAACTTGACGTTCGGCGGCCCGCAGCGCAACCACCTCTTCATCACCGCGACCACGTCGGTCTACACGCTGCGGGTCAACTTCACCGGCGTGCGCTACCCGAGATAG
- a CDS encoding Lrp/AsnC family transcriptional regulator yields the protein MDQADAILLAELQRDAAQPYSALAAAAGLSTAATHDRVRKLRERGVIRRTTIEVDPAAVGASVLAFVLVRSERWVGDADTRDALAAIEEIEEAHVIAGPASLLLKIRTTGTVELQDVLRRLHGVGGTETIVVLESFFARPVRITRP from the coding sequence ATGGACCAGGCGGATGCCATTCTGCTCGCGGAGCTGCAGCGCGACGCGGCGCAGCCCTACAGCGCGTTGGCGGCCGCCGCGGGCCTGTCTACGGCGGCCACCCATGATCGGGTACGCAAGCTGCGTGAACGCGGCGTCATCCGGCGCACCACGATCGAGGTCGACCCGGCGGCCGTGGGCGCGTCGGTGCTGGCGTTCGTGCTGGTGCGCAGCGAGCGCTGGGTCGGCGACGCGGACACCCGCGACGCGCTCGCGGCGATCGAGGAGATCGAGGAGGCGCACGTGATCGCCGGCCCGGCGTCGCTGCTGCTCAAGATCCGCACGACCGGGACGGTGGAGCTGCAGGACGTGCTGCGCCGGCTGCACGGCGTCGGCGGCACCGAGACGATCGTGGTGCTCGAGTCCTTCTTCGCCCGCCCCGTGCGCATCACCCGTCCCTAG
- a CDS encoding SRPBCC family protein, whose protein sequence is MSQGANGNGNSNGGGKVTGKLVEGLQSMATALADRAMDRVNERMGGLTDKLTEYAAGGSGPGQAALNKGLETMKGGGSPVKAMLGAGLTGGKEEVKQAFGGGGGGDDKGSKNDLKVTNIVESIEVGVPVSVAYNTWTEFKQFPSFMKKVEDIDQEAPEKMKWKAQVFWSHRTWESTIVEQVPDERIVWKSKGDKGSVDGTVTFHEVTPDLTRILVVLEYHPQGFFERTGNLWRAPGRRARLEMKHFVRHVMRDTILDPDSVQGWRGEIRDGEVVQDDDRDQDQGGDDQQAQAGDQADRPEDQSDQDAQADQDQGDQGESGQDEDQGDEAEQATNAAKKAAKAAPKKAGARVRAAS, encoded by the coding sequence GTGAGCCAGGGAGCCAACGGGAACGGGAACAGCAACGGCGGCGGCAAGGTCACCGGGAAGCTGGTCGAAGGGCTGCAGAGCATGGCCACCGCGCTGGCGGACCGCGCGATGGACCGCGTCAACGAGCGGATGGGCGGCCTGACCGACAAGCTCACGGAGTACGCGGCCGGCGGCAGCGGTCCGGGCCAGGCGGCGCTCAACAAGGGCCTGGAAACGATGAAGGGCGGCGGTTCGCCCGTCAAGGCGATGCTCGGCGCCGGGCTGACCGGCGGTAAGGAGGAGGTCAAACAGGCCTTCGGCGGCGGCGGTGGCGGCGACGACAAGGGCAGCAAGAACGACCTCAAGGTCACCAACATCGTCGAGTCGATCGAGGTCGGGGTGCCGGTGTCGGTCGCCTACAACACCTGGACGGAGTTCAAGCAGTTCCCCTCCTTCATGAAGAAGGTCGAGGACATCGACCAGGAGGCCCCGGAGAAGATGAAGTGGAAGGCCCAGGTGTTCTGGTCGCACCGCACCTGGGAGTCCACGATCGTCGAGCAGGTGCCCGACGAGCGGATCGTCTGGAAGTCCAAGGGCGACAAGGGCTCCGTCGACGGCACGGTCACGTTCCACGAGGTCACGCCGGACCTGACCCGGATCCTCGTGGTCCTCGAATATCACCCGCAGGGTTTCTTCGAACGCACCGGCAACCTCTGGCGTGCGCCCGGCCGGCGGGCCCGCCTGGAGATGAAGCACTTCGTGCGGCACGTCATGCGCGACACGATCCTGGACCCCGACAGCGTGCAGGGCTGGCGCGGCGAGATCCGCGACGGCGAGGTGGTCCAGGACGACGACCGCGACCAGGACCAGGGCGGCGACGATCAGCAGGCCCAGGCCGGAGATCAGGCCGACCGGCCCGAGGACCAGTCCGACCAGGATGCCCAGGCCGACCAGGACCAGGGCGACCAGGGCGAGTCCGGCCAGGACGAGGACCAGGGCGACGAGGCCGAGCAGGCGACGAATGCCGCCAAGAAGGCCGCGAAGGCCGCGCCGAAGAAGGCCGGCGCCCGCGTCCGCGCGGCGAGCTAG
- a CDS encoding SigE family RNA polymerase sigma factor codes for MTDHTTPLSAADASYVAFVETAWRRHIRLAMLLTGDRLRAEELLQDSLVRMYERWRKLSRLDDLHAYLRRSLVNNHTSGWRRRRRESLVADLPDRAGPGVDLDPAADELRRALLALPPRQRAVVVLRHYEDLSERAVAELLGCSVGTVKSQHSRALEKLRQLVEQPTYSRNR; via the coding sequence GTGACGGACCACACCACGCCCCTGTCCGCGGCGGACGCGTCCTACGTGGCATTCGTCGAGACGGCCTGGCGACGCCATATCCGGCTGGCCATGCTGCTCACCGGCGATCGGCTGCGGGCCGAGGAGCTGCTCCAGGACAGCCTGGTCAGGATGTACGAGCGCTGGCGCAAGCTGTCGCGGCTCGACGACCTGCACGCGTACCTGCGCCGCTCCCTGGTCAACAACCACACGTCCGGCTGGCGCCGGCGACGCCGGGAGAGCCTCGTCGCCGACCTCCCCGACCGCGCGGGCCCCGGCGTCGACCTCGACCCGGCCGCGGACGAGCTTCGCCGTGCGCTGCTCGCCCTGCCGCCCAGACAGCGGGCCGTCGTGGTGCTGCGCCACTACGAGGACCTGTCGGAGCGGGCGGTCGCCGAGCTGCTGGGCTGCTCGGTCGGCACGGTCAAGAGCCAGCACTCGCGGGCCCTGGAAAAGCTTCGGCAACTCGTGGAACAACCCACCTACAGCAGAAACAGGTGA
- a CDS encoding NUDIX domain-containing protein: protein MQKPRVRASSYVTRSGPAGVELLVFAYPTRPEAGHHVPGGGVDPGERPDDGAVREAIEETGISGALVHRGLVGTDLDHYGNGNPFIALYFHLETDEPRDAWTHTVIGDPAAWDTGLPVTCRFVPLTEAGPLLRTSWLDQSRYLHHLAVEDVSRAG, encoded by the coding sequence GTGCAGAAGCCACGCGTACGGGCATCGTCCTATGTGACCCGATCCGGCCCCGCGGGAGTCGAGCTGCTGGTCTTCGCCTATCCCACGCGACCGGAGGCGGGCCACCACGTCCCGGGCGGTGGCGTGGACCCGGGCGAGCGCCCCGACGACGGCGCGGTCCGAGAGGCGATCGAGGAAACCGGCATCAGCGGCGCGCTCGTCCACCGCGGGCTGGTCGGCACGGACCTCGACCACTACGGCAACGGAAACCCGTTCATCGCGCTCTATTTCCATCTGGAGACCGACGAGCCCCGCGACGCCTGGACCCACACCGTGATCGGCGATCCGGCCGCCTGGGACACCGGCCTGCCGGTCACCTGCCGCTTCGTGCCGCTGACCGAGGCGGGCCCCCTGCTGCGGACTAGCTGGCTCGACCAGTCACGCTACCTCCACCACCTGGCGGTCGAAGACGTCAGCCGAGCCGGCTGA
- a CDS encoding cellulose binding domain-containing protein, which yields MRRTRSIVMGLVAIVAAAAGAVAIAGSAAAAGPTATFTKVSDWGSGWEGRYTVSNGGTTALTSWAVAFDLPAGANVTTFWDADLTRSGQRFTFRNKSWNGSVAPGASVSFGFNGSGAATPTNCTLNGASCGGGGPTTPPTSNPPTSNPPNPTVPGAPGSPRVTGTTSSSISLAWNAPTGTVSGYRIYEGSALRATVSGTSATIGGLAANTTHTYAVAAYNSVGEGARSAGVTGTTNGTTPPPTGLPKHALIGYLHASFANGSGYLRMADVPADWDIINLAFGEPTSVTSGDIRFQLCPASECPGVETEAEFIAAIRAKQAAGKKVLISIGGQNGQVQLTTTAARDRFVSSVAAIIDRYGLDGLDIDFEGHSLSLNTGDTDFRNPTTPVIVNLISAIRTLKQRYGTRFVLTMAPETFFVQLGYQYYGSGPWGGQDPRAGSYLPVIHALRDDITVLHVQDYNSGPIMGLDNQYHTMGGADFHIAMTDMLLAGFPVAGNTANVFPPLREDQVAFGTPSSVSAGNGYVAPAGVQQAVNCLVRGQSCGGYTPRSGTNPNFRGLMTWSINWDKFYNWEFRLAHEPFLNSLP from the coding sequence ATGCGTCGTACCAGATCGATCGTCATGGGTTTGGTCGCGATCGTGGCCGCCGCTGCCGGCGCCGTCGCGATCGCTGGCAGCGCCGCGGCGGCGGGTCCGACCGCCACGTTCACCAAGGTGTCCGACTGGGGGTCCGGGTGGGAGGGGCGCTACACGGTCAGCAACGGCGGCACGACCGCGCTGACCTCGTGGGCCGTCGCCTTCGACCTGCCGGCCGGCGCCAACGTCACCACCTTCTGGGACGCGGACCTGACGCGGTCCGGGCAGCGGTTCACCTTCCGCAACAAGTCGTGGAACGGCAGCGTCGCGCCGGGCGCCTCCGTCTCCTTCGGATTCAACGGGTCCGGTGCGGCGACGCCGACCAACTGCACGCTCAACGGGGCCTCCTGCGGTGGCGGTGGGCCGACGACGCCGCCGACCTCGAACCCGCCGACGTCGAACCCGCCCAACCCGACCGTTCCGGGCGCGCCCGGTTCGCCGCGGGTCACCGGCACGACCAGCAGCTCGATCTCCCTCGCCTGGAACGCGCCCACCGGCACCGTGAGCGGCTACCGGATCTACGAAGGCAGCGCGTTGCGGGCCACCGTCAGCGGGACCAGCGCCACCATCGGCGGCCTGGCCGCCAACACGACGCACACCTATGCCGTCGCCGCCTACAACAGCGTCGGTGAGGGCGCCCGCAGCGCCGGTGTGACCGGCACGACCAACGGGACCACCCCGCCGCCCACCGGCCTGCCCAAGCACGCGCTCATCGGCTACCTGCACGCGAGCTTCGCCAACGGCTCCGGGTATTTGCGGATGGCCGACGTGCCCGCCGACTGGGACATCATCAACCTGGCGTTCGGCGAGCCGACGAGCGTCACCTCCGGCGACATCCGCTTCCAGCTCTGCCCGGCCAGCGAGTGCCCCGGCGTCGAGACCGAGGCCGAGTTCATCGCGGCCATCCGCGCCAAGCAGGCAGCCGGCAAGAAGGTGCTCATCTCGATCGGCGGCCAGAACGGCCAGGTGCAGCTGACCACGACGGCGGCCCGCGACCGGTTCGTCAGCTCCGTCGCCGCCATCATCGACCGGTACGGCCTCGACGGGCTGGACATCGACTTCGAGGGCCACTCGCTGTCGCTCAACACCGGCGACACCGACTTCCGCAACCCGACCACGCCGGTGATCGTCAACCTGATCTCCGCGATCCGGACCCTCAAGCAGCGGTACGGCACGCGCTTCGTGCTCACGATGGCCCCGGAGACGTTCTTCGTCCAGCTCGGCTACCAGTACTACGGCTCCGGCCCCTGGGGCGGGCAGGACCCGCGCGCCGGCTCGTACCTACCGGTGATCCATGCCCTGCGCGACGACATCACGGTGCTGCACGTGCAGGACTACAACTCCGGGCCGATCATGGGGCTCGACAACCAGTACCACACCATGGGCGGCGCCGACTTCCACATCGCGATGACCGACATGCTGCTCGCCGGCTTCCCGGTGGCGGGCAACACGGCCAACGTCTTCCCGCCGCTGCGCGAGGACCAGGTCGCCTTCGGCACCCCGTCGTCGGTCAGCGCCGGCAACGGTTACGTCGCACCGGCCGGCGTGCAGCAGGCGGTGAACTGCCTGGTCAGGGGGCAGAGCTGCGGCGGCTACACCCCGCGCAGCGGCACCAACCCCAACTTCCGCGGCCTGATGACCTGGTCGATCAACTGGGACAAGTTCTACAACTGGGAGTTCCGCCTGGCCCACGAGCCGTTCCTGAACTCCTTGCCATAG